The following proteins come from a genomic window of Sorex araneus isolate mSorAra2 chromosome 1, mSorAra2.pri, whole genome shotgun sequence:
- the QRFP gene encoding orexigenic neuropeptide QRFP has product MVSPCAVRLLLLLPLATCSPLLDREEPGGVRAGPVTWAHVAGGRRVLGGTAWWLRGPRAPALLVTARELSSREQAGFGGPSARREDDQEAPDVPPADGRKAPGQLGTLVEGLQGYGRKKGGFSFRFGRG; this is encoded by the coding sequence ATGGTCAGCCCGTGTGCCGTgcgcctccttctcctcctgccaCTGGCCACCTGCTCCCCTTTGCTGGACAGAGAAGAACCCGGGGGTGTCCGGGCGGGCCCGGTGACCTGGGCCCACGTGGCAGGGGGCCGCCGTGTCCTGGGGGGCACCGCTTGGTGGCTGAGAGGCCCCCGGGCACCCGCCCTGCTGGTCACAGCCAGAGAGCTGTCGAGCCGAGAGCAGGCCGGCTTTGGGGGCCCTTCGGCAAGGCGTGAAGACGACCAGGAGGCCCCCGACGTCCCCCCGGCTGACGGCAGGAAGGCGCCCGGGCAGCTGGGCACGCTGGTGGAGGGGCTCCAGGGCTACGGCAGGAAGAAAGGCGGCTTCAGCTTCCGCTTCGGCCGCGGGTAG